The DNA segment AAATGTAAAAACAGCTTTAGAGGTTGAAAAGATTATTCGTGAAAATAGTTGTATTCCTGCAACGGTTGGTATTATCGAAGGTGAACCGGTTGTTGGTATGTCGGCGGAAGAAATTGAAGAATTTGGTAAGCGTGGTTTATCCATTCCTAAAGTGTCTCGTCGTGATATCCCAACGATTGTTGCCAATAAGGATTGGGGTGCTTCAACAGTTGCAACAACGATGATTTTTGCGGCCATGGCAGGCGTTGAGTTTTTCGTAACTGGTGGTATTGGGGGCGTTCATCGTGGTGCTGAGTTAACGTTTGATGTCAGCGCTGATTTAGAGGAGTTAGGTAATACAAATGTAACGGTTATCTGCGCGGGGGCAAAAGCAATTTTGGATTTACCTAAGACCTTAGAGGTGTTAGAAACAAAGGGCGTTCCGGTGTTTGGTTATCAAACGGAGGAATTACCGGCTTTCTACACAAGAACCTCGGGTCTAAAAGTAGACCATGCTTTAAAAGATGCCAGTGAAGCCGCATCGATCATCCACGCTAAGAGAGAATTGGGCTTAAAAGGGGGTGTATTGATTACAAATCCTATTCCTGAAGAATACAGTATGGATTCAAAGGCAATCAATAAAGTCATTGACCAGGCCATTGCTGAAATGGATGAAAAGGGTGTTCATGGTAAAGAAGCAACGCCCTTCTTGTTAGCCAAGGTAGCTGAATTAACTGATGGTGAATCCTTGAATTCCAATATTCAATTGGTGTTCAATAACGCAAAAGTAGGCTGTGCAATTGCCAAGGAGTACTATAAATAATGCATGATACCGAACTTTCTGAAGTATTAACAAAAGGAAAATTAATTTCCGGTTTACAAATGTTAGGAATTACGGGAAGCCAAATATTAGAAGTACATACCAAAATGTCTGCTTTTAATTATGTGATTGGTGGTGCGAAAACTATCGTGGATGGTCTTTTGGAGTTATGTCAAAATGGAGGAACGATTTTAATGCCAACACAAGTAGCGGACAATAGCGAGCCTAGTGATTGGAAAAATCCGCCAATTTCACCAGAACTTTGGAAAACAGTGCGCCAGGAAATTCCTGTCTTTGATTCGGAAAGTTCGGATACGCACTACATGGGTTCTGTTGTTTTGAATTTTCAGCATCGAAAAGGCGTGGTGAGTTCCGGCCATCCAAGTTATTCCTATGCGGCTTGGGGCAGATATGCGAAACTGTTGGTTAATGGTCAATCCATGCATTTTCCATTGAGTGAAGAAAGTCCAGCCGCTCGTCTTTATGAATTAAAAGGCTATGTGTTATTGATGGGAGTAGATTTTTCCAGCTGTACGGCTTTGCATTTAGCGGAATATCGTGCTGATTGTCGTCCGGTTGAAATTCAAGGGGCTATGATTGAAACGAAAGATGAACATAAATGGAAAGAATATTTAAATCTCCAATTAGATAGTGATGATTTTGTGAGGGTCGAACAAATCCTGCGAAAAAAAGAGCTACTACGAGAAACCACGATTTGTGGATGCCCAGTAATGCTTTTTTCAGCTGTAGCCGCCATCGATGAAGCGACACGTTATTTAGAAAATGCAAGTGTGTTTGACTTATACCGTTAGAACCAATGGTGTTTTTGAACGGCTTTCTCATATAAGGAAGCAATCAAGGACACCTTTTTTTCATCTTCTTCTGTAAAGCGATTTTCAATGGGTGCATCAATATCAATCATGCCAATACATTCGTTGTCCTTCATAATAGGAACACAGAGTTCGCTTCGTGAATCCGAGTCACAAGCGATGTGATCTTGAACTGCTAACACATTTGGAACGTTCAATAGTCTTTTTTCACGATAGCATTTCCCACAAACGCCTTTTTCAAAAGGGATATGAGTGCAAGCCACCTTACCTTGAAATGGACCCAAAACCAATTCACCATTTTTAACGAAATAAAAACCAGCCCAATTAATATTAGGAAGTAATTGGTTGATATACGCTGTCAAGTTGCTCGTTGCAGCTAAGAAGTCTACCTCTTCTAAAAGAGATTGTGTTTGTTGCAAGATAATCATATTTATAGTGTACTTCAAGAATGCACGTTTCGACAATTTGCATGGTTTGGAGTAAAATAAAAAACGGAAAAAAGGAGATTAGATGAATCCAAAAGTAAAAGATACAGTCTATGTCCAATCTTTTAAACACGATGGTTCTTTACATAGAACTTGGTGTAAGGCTTTTGTTTTAGAGGCGGATGAAGAGAAAATAGTGGCAGTCACGGATCGAGCTTGGGTGATTGAATCAGATGGTCGCAAATGGATAACCAGAGAACCGGCGGTCTGTTTCTTTTATAAAAAGAAATGGTTTAATGTGATATCCATGATTCGCCATAGTGGTATTTATTACTATTGCAACTTAGCTTCCCCGAGTTTATATGATGGAGAGGCAATTAAGAATGTAGATTATGATTTAGATGTGAAATTATTTCCCGATCGAAGCTATGTGATATTAGATGAAGATGAATATCGAGAACATGGTGAGGAATATGTGTACTCTGATGATTTGAAGGAAGTTGTCGAGAAATCAATGACATCTTTAATTGGCATGATGGAACGGGAAGAAGAACCTTTTCAAAAAGAATGCATCAATAAGTACTATCAATTGTATTTGAATTTAAAAAAGGAATTCTGATGATGATGTGACCCCAAAGTTAGACTTTTAAATTTAGATATGGCAAACTCCAAATTTTTCAAAAAAAGTATGAATAATAGGCTTGCCATAGGAGGGATGAGATGATATTATAACTGGGCACTAGAGAGCAGTACAAAAGACAATGGCAGAGCTTTTTGGAAGAGGGAAGAAGGTATAAAGTACTCAAAACAAAGGGGAAAAGAAAGCGAGAAAAGTCGAAAAAAAGTAATTGACAAAGTCAGAAGGTATTGGTATTATAGTCAAGCACGCTTGAAGAGAGCGTGAGAGATCTTTGAAAACTGAATAGGAATTAAAAACATTACAGAACAACGTCAACGAAATAAGAAAGAAGTAGCCAAAGAGCTACGGAATAAAGAGTCAATCAAATGAAGAGTTTGATCCTGGCTCAGGATAAACGCTGGCGGCGTGCCTAATACATGCAAGTCGAACGCTGGAAACCTAGCTTGCTAGGTGGAAAGAGTGGCGAACGGGTGAGTAATACATAAGCAATCTGCCCACAAAGACCGGGATAACCTCTGGAAACGGGGACTAATACCGGATAGGTAAGGAGAAGGCATCTTTTCTTTATTAAAGGTTAAAAACACTAGTGGATGAGCTTATGGCGCATTAGTTAGTTGGTGAGGTAAAGGCTCACCAAGACGATGATGCGTAGCCGGCCTGAGAGGGTGAACGGCCACATTGGGACTGAGACACGGCCCAGACTCCTACGGGAGGCAGCAGTAGGGAATTTTCGGCAATGGGGGCAACCCTGACCGAGCAACGCCGCGTGAGTGAAGACGGCCTTCGGGTTGTAAAGCTCTGTTGTAAGAAAAGATAAACCGGAAGAGAATTTCAGTCAGACATTATCTTACCAGAAAGCCACGGCTAACTACGTGCCAGCAGCCGCGGTAATACGTAGGTGGCGAGCGTTATCCGGAATTATTGGGCGTAAAGGGTGCGTAGGCGGTCTGTTAAGTTCATGGTCAAATTGTGGGGCTCAACCCCATCACGCCATGGATACTGGCAGACTAGAGTATTGGAGAGGCAAGTGGAATTCCATGTGTAGCGGTAAAATGCGTAGATATATGGAGGAACACCGGTGGCGAAGGCGACTTGCTGGCCAAAGACTGACGCTGAGGCACGAAAGCGTGGGGAGCAAATAGGATTAGATACCCTAGTAGTCCACGCTGTAAACGATGAATACTAAGTATTGGGGAGACTCAGTGCTGCAGCTAACGCATTAAGTATTCCGCCTGTGGAGTATGCACGCAAGTGTGAAACATAAAGGAATTGACGGGGGCCCGCACAAGCGGTGGAGTATGTGGTTTAATTCGACGCAACGCGAAGAACCTTACCAGGCCTTGACATCCCTTGCAAAGCCCTAGAGATAGGGAAGAGGTTATCAAGGAGACAGGTGGTGCATGGTTGTCGTCAGCTCGTGTCGTGAGATGTTGGGTTAAGTCCCGCAACGAGCGCAACCCTTGTCTTCAGTTACCAGCATTCAGTTGGGGACTCTGGAGAGACTGCCGGTGATAAACCGGAGGAAGGTGGGGATGACGTCAAATCATCATGCCCCTTATGGCCTGGGCTACACACGTACTACAATGGCTATTACAACGTGCAGCGACTGTGTGAACAGGAGCGAATCACTGAAAGATAGTCTCAGTTCGGATTGGAGTCTGCAACTCGACTCCATGAAGTTGGAATCGCTAGTAATCGCGGATCAGCATGTCGCGGTGAATACGTTCTCGGGCCTTGTACACACCGCCCGTCATACCATGAGAGTTGGCAATACCCGAAGCCGGTGGCCTAACCGCAAGGAAGGAGCCGTCGAAGGTAGGGCTAATGATTGGGGTCAAGTCGTAACAAGGTATCCCTACGAGAACGTGGGGATGGATCACCTCCTTTCTAAGGAGAAAGATGTACACAAGAAAGAAGTTGGAGTAATAAATTCCTATTTAGTTTTGAGAGATTTCGGAAAAAGACTCTCAAGAGCAGTTCTTTGAAAACTGAATAACAGAAGAAGACAATAGATAGGTCTTTTTCGTAAAGTTGTGATAACAAGATTAACAGAAAAAGTTGAAAGACAAAAAGTTAACAGTTCTCGTACAAACGCAAAAAAGAGTGATTAAACGAACAAGAGCGTACGGTGGATGTCTTGGCATATAGAGCAGAAGAAGGACGCAGCAAACGGCGAAACGCCTCGGGGAGTCGTACACAGGCAACGATCCGGGGGTATCCGAATGGGGGAACCCGATACATAGGAAATGATGTATCACCCATAAGCCAATACATAACTTATGAGGAGAAAACCCAGTGAATTGAAACATCTTAGTAACTGGAGGAAAAGAAAATAACAATGATTCCGAGAGTAGTGGCGAGCGAAATTGGAAGAGCCCAAACCAGCTAAGAGCTGGGGTAGTAGGACCACGAGATGGTACAGATGAAGATAGTCGAATGAGATTGAAAGCTTCAGCCGCAGAAGGTGCAAGCCCTGTAGACGAAATTTTCAAATGGCCTAGTGGGATCCTGAGTACGTCGGGGCACGTGGAACCCTGACGGAAGCGACCGGGACCATCCGGTAAGGCTAAATACTCCTATATGACCGATAGTGAACCAGTACCATGAGGGAAAGATGAAAAGAACCGCGGGAGCGGAGTGAAATAGATTCTGAAACCGTATGCTTACAAAAAGTCAGAGCACATTCATGTGTGATGGCGTGCCTTTTGTAGAATGAACCGGCGAGTTATCCTTACGTGCGAGGTTAAGCAGACAATGCGGAGCCGAAGCGAAAGCGAATCTTAATAGGGTGAAGAGTACGTAGGGATAGACCCGAAGCCGTAGTGATCTAGTCATGAGCAGGTTGAAGTCTGGGTGAATCCAGATGGAGGACCGAACCGACCCCCGTTGAAACGTTGGCGGATGACTTGTGATTAGCGGAGAAATTCCAATCGAACACGGCGATAGCTGGTTCTCCCCGAAATAGCTTTAGGGCTAGCGTTGAACGGATCTACCCGGAGGTAGAGCACTGAAATCTTGCGGGCGGCACCTAGCCGTACCAATAGATATCAAACTCCGAATGCCGGGCAAGAATATTCAGCAGTCAGACTGTGGGTGATAAGGTCCATGGTCAAAAGGGAAACAGCCCAGATCATCAGATAAGGTCCCAAAATTTACGCTAAGTGGAAAAGGATGTGGAGACGCGCAAACAGCTAGGAGGTTGGCTCAGAAGCAGCCATCCTTGAAAGAGTGCGTAACAGCTCACTAGTCGAGTATCTCCGCGCCGAAAATTTACCGGGGCTAAGCGTAATACCGAATCTATGGATTTGAATTTAATTCAAGTGGTAGGGGAGCGTTCCATACAGCATTGAAGGTATACCGTAAGGAGTGCTGGAGCGTATGGAAGTGAGAATGCCGGTGTGAGTAGCGAGATGTAGGTGAGAATCCTACACACCGATAGACCAAGGTTTCCAGGGGAAGGTTCGTCCGCCCTGGGTAAGTCGGGACCTAAGGCCAGGCCGAAAGGCGTAGTCGATGGACAGCAGGTTGATATTCCTGCACCCGCGAATCAAGTGAAGGAGTGACAGAAAAGGTTAACCAGACCCCTTAATGGATTGGGGATTGTAAGGAGAAGAGGCTGATAGGCAAATCCGTCAGCGTAATTGAAGCCTTGCAGGGAGTGAACGCGCGAGCAAGTAGCGAAGATGGTGATACCGGTTCTCAAGAAAAGCTTCTAGCGTCAATTGATTAGTGGCCCGTACCAAAACCGACACAGGTGGTCAAGGCGAATAGCCTAAGGTGAGCGAGAGAACTGTTGCCAAGGAACTCGGCAAATTGGCCCCGTACGTTCGCAATAAGGGGTGCTCGAAAGAGCCGCAGTAAATAGGCCCTAGCAACTGTTTAACTAAAACATAGCTCTCTGCAAAGTCGCAAGACGAAGTATAGGGGGTGACACCTGCCCGGTGCTGGAAGGTCAAGGGGATTAGTTAGGAGTAATCCGAAGCTTTGAACCGAAGCCCCAGTGAACGGCGGCCGTAACTATAACGGTCCTAAGGTAGCGAAATTCCTTGTCAGGTAAGTTCTGACCCGCACGAAAGGTGTAATGATTTGGGCACTGTCTCGGCAGCAGACTCGGTGAAATCTTAGTACCTGTGAAGATGCAGGTTACCCGCAACTAGACGGAAAGACCCCATGGAGCTTTACTATAGCCTGCTATTGAGTTTCGGTTAAGTATGCACAGTATAGGTGGGAGACGAAGAGACCGGCCTTTCGGGGTCAGAGGAGTCACCGTTGGGATACCACTCTTACTTGATTGAAATTCTAACTCCGGACCGTGATCCGGGCGGAGGACCGTGGCAGGTGGGTAGTTTGACTGGGGCGGTCGCCTCCCAAAGAGTAACGGAGGCGTACAAAGGTACTCTCAGAATGGTTGGAAATCATTCAACGAGCGCAAACGCAGAAGAGTGCTTGACTGCGAGACAAACAGGTCGAGCAGGGACGAAAGTCGGTGTTAGTGATCCGGCGGTGCAGAATGGAATGGCCGTCGCTTAACGGATAAAAGCTACCCTGGGGATAACAGGCTGATCTCGCCCAAGAGTTCACATCGACGGCGAGGTTTGGCACCTCGATGTCGGCTCATCGCATCCTGGAGGTGAATTCGCTTCCAAGGGTTGGGCTGTCCGCCCATTAAAGCGGTACGCGAGCTGGGTTCAGAACGTCGTGAGACAGTTCGGTCCCTATCTGTTGTGGGCGTTGGAAATTTGAGGAGAGCTGCCCCTAGTACGAGAGGACCGGGGTGGACATTCCTACGGTGCACCAGTTGTCACGCCAGTGGCATAGCTGGATAGCCGAGAATGGACCGGATAAACGCTGAAGGCATCTAAGCGTGAAACCGACTCCAAGATAAGATTTCCCATCATTTCAAATGAATAAGACCCCTTAAAGACGATGAGGTTGATAGGTCAGGGATGTAAGCATAGTGATATGTTGAGTTGACTGATACTAATAGGTCGAAGGTTTATTCACGAAGAGAACGCCAATTTTACGAAAAGACAGAAAATGTCTTCTAAGCTGTTATTTAGTTTTCAGAGAATTGACTCTGAAAAGATCCGGTGACGATAGCGAAGTGGCCACACCTGTTCCCATCCCGAACACAGAAGTTAAGCACTTCAGCGGCAAAAATAGCCCTTTGGGTGAATCGAGCTCGTTGCCGGGTCTATTTTTTTTATCCTTTTTTTACTTTATAATAAACATATGAATTTACTGCAAAAGAAATACATGGCTATCCTTTTAAGTTCTTTAGTTGGTATTAGTGCTTGTTCATTTTTATTATTAAACATGAAATCAAGTTCATCTAAAGTTCCGGAGGTTATACATCATGGACAAGCAAAGGATCAATCAAATATTCCAACGTCTGAAAGCAATTCTTCTATACAAAAAAAGACCTATTCTTTTAATAAGTTAGGGTCTGTTAGTTTCTACTTAAGTAAAAAAAATCCTATTCCAAGGGATTATAAACCAAGTGATTTAGTGAAAGTAAATGTTCAATCCTTAAGAGAGGAACAGTTGAGAAGAGAAGCGAGTGATGCCGTACAAACATTATTTAAGGCGGCTAAACATGATGGTTATTCTTTACAACTAATTAGCGCTTATCGTTCTTATGAGTACCAGCAAAAGCTATACAAAAGCTACCTAAAAAAATCTAGTAAATCTGATTTGGATAGAATTGATAATTTACCGGGAAAATCCGAACACCAATTAGGATTAGCCATTGATTTAGGAGATGAAAGCAGAAAGTACCTATTAAAAGAAAGTTTTGCGAATACGGACTTGTTCAAATGGTTGGAAAAAAATTCGTATAAGTATGGCTATATCCTTCGGTATCCGAATGGAAAAGAAGATGTAACGGGTTATAAATTTCACCCATGGTCTTTTCGTTATGTTGGTAAAGAATTGGCTCTTGAGATTTATAAAAGTGGTTTAACTTTTGATGAATTTGTTCAGAAAAAGTAATGTTTACTGCAAGTTTTACAATTGCAAAGGCATTTAAAAAGTAGTAAATTATTAAAGGTTTAAAATTATAAAAGGAGAACAGTATGGTAAAGACGATTCGATTATTTTGTGCGGCTGGCATGTCCACAAGCTTATTAGTGAATAAGATGAAGGAAGCTGCCCAAACAGCCGGTAAGGATTATGATATCGCTGCATTTTCATTAAACGAATTCGAACAGCATGCGGCTGAAGCGGATGTTTGCTTGTTAGGACCTCAAGTTCGTTATGCTTTGGCTAAATTACAAGCTGAATACCCAAATTACAAGATTGCGGATATTCCGATGCAGATGTATGGCATGATGGATGGTAAAGGTGTTATCAGTGTCGCTGAGAAGCTAATGGGTGAGTAGTAATGGAAAGCACAGAATTAGTTGCTTTTAATATTATTGCGTCTGTTGGTACAGCTCGCTCTAGTTACATTGCGGCAATTGATGCGGCTTCGGAAAAGGATTTTGATGGAGCTGAGAAGCTGATTGCGGAAGGACAAGATGCGTTTAATCAAGGTCATGAAGCGCACGCAAAATTATTAACAGCCATGGCACAAGGAGAAACCGTAACGATGGATTTACTTCTTACCCATGCTGAGGATCAGCTGATGAGTGCAGAAGCTTTTGGGATT comes from the Bulleidia sp. zg-1006 genome and includes:
- a CDS encoding pseudouridine-5'-phosphate glycosidase, translated to MKVRTSQEVAKAIAEGKPVIALESTIISHGMPYPQNVKTALEVEKIIRENSCIPATVGIIEGEPVVGMSAEEIEEFGKRGLSIPKVSRRDIPTIVANKDWGASTVATTMIFAAMAGVEFFVTGGIGGVHRGAELTFDVSADLEELGNTNVTVICAGAKAILDLPKTLEVLETKGVPVFGYQTEELPAFYTRTSGLKVDHALKDASEAASIIHAKRELGLKGGVLITNPIPEEYSMDSKAINKVIDQAIAEMDEKGVHGKEATPFLLAKVAELTDGESLNSNIQLVFNNAKVGCAIAKEYYK
- a CDS encoding DUF402 domain-containing protein, which translates into the protein MNPKVKDTVYVQSFKHDGSLHRTWCKAFVLEADEEKIVAVTDRAWVIESDGRKWITREPAVCFFYKKKWFNVISMIRHSGIYYYCNLASPSLYDGEAIKNVDYDLDVKLFPDRSYVILDEDEYREHGEEYVYSDDLKEVVEKSMTSLIGMMEREEEPFQKECINKYYQLYLNLKKEF
- a CDS encoding M15 family metallopeptidase; protein product: MNLLQKKYMAILLSSLVGISACSFLLLNMKSSSSKVPEVIHHGQAKDQSNIPTSESNSSIQKKTYSFNKLGSVSFYLSKKNPIPRDYKPSDLVKVNVQSLREEQLRREASDAVQTLFKAAKHDGYSLQLISAYRSYEYQQKLYKSYLKKSSKSDLDRIDNLPGKSEHQLGLAIDLGDESRKYLLKESFANTDLFKWLEKNSYKYGYILRYPNGKEDVTGYKFHPWSFRYVGKELALEIYKSGLTFDEFVQKK
- a CDS encoding PTS lactose/cellobiose transporter subunit IIA yields the protein MESTELVAFNIIASVGTARSSYIAAIDAASEKDFDGAEKLIAEGQDAFNQGHEAHAKLLTAMAQGETVTMDLLLTHAEDQLMSAEAFGILAEKFVNLYKKLK
- a CDS encoding PTS sugar transporter subunit IIB; translation: MVKTIRLFCAAGMSTSLLVNKMKEAAQTAGKDYDIAAFSLNEFEQHAAEADVCLLGPQVRYALAKLQAEYPNYKIADIPMQMYGMMDGKGVISVAEKLMGE
- a CDS encoding aminoglycoside N(3)-acetyltransferase, producing MHDTELSEVLTKGKLISGLQMLGITGSQILEVHTKMSAFNYVIGGAKTIVDGLLELCQNGGTILMPTQVADNSEPSDWKNPPISPELWKTVRQEIPVFDSESSDTHYMGSVVLNFQHRKGVVSSGHPSYSYAAWGRYAKLLVNGQSMHFPLSEESPAARLYELKGYVLLMGVDFSSCTALHLAEYRADCRPVEIQGAMIETKDEHKWKEYLNLQLDSDDFVRVEQILRKKELLRETTICGCPVMLFSAVAAIDEATRYLENASVFDLYR
- a CDS encoding GAF domain-containing protein — encoded protein: MIILQQTQSLLEEVDFLAATSNLTAYINQLLPNINWAGFYFVKNGELVLGPFQGKVACTHIPFEKGVCGKCYREKRLLNVPNVLAVQDHIACDSDSRSELCVPIMKDNECIGMIDIDAPIENRFTEEDEKKVSLIASLYEKAVQKHHWF